Proteins encoded together in one Falco biarmicus isolate bFalBia1 chromosome 4, bFalBia1.pri, whole genome shotgun sequence window:
- the GBX1 gene encoding homeobox protein GBX-1, translated as MQRPSGQGTAFSIDSLIGTPPPRSGHLLYTGYPMFMPYRPLVLPQALSHTPLQSGLPPLAPLASFAGRLTNTFCASLGQAVPSMVALTTALPSFSEPPDGFYSPQELPPPRANPDAGCRRGAEGLEAEELPPGRDKGPPEPPLHFPDPFPGLADGKAYSSDEEKLEVKSAATPCSEREEESSAGDSEEEPFLDGAAAAALGTKGKGKGGPAAEQAPPGSGAGKSRRRRTAFTSEQLLELEKEFHCKKYLSLTERSQIAHALKLSEVQVKIWFQNRRAKWKRIKAGNVSNRSGEPVRNPKIVVPIPVHVNRFAVRSQHQQIEQGARP; from the exons ATGCAGAGACCCAGCGGCCAAGGGACCGCCTTCTCCATCGACTCGCTCATCGGgacgccgccgccgcgctccggGCACCTGCTCTACACCGGGTACCCCATGTTCATGCCGTACCGGCCGCTGGTGCTGCCGCAGGCGCTGTCCCACACGCCCCTGCAGTCGGGGCTGCCGCCGCTGGCGCCGCTGGCCTCCTTCGCCGGCCGCCTCACCAACACCTTCTGCGCCAGCCTGGGCCAGGCCGTGCCCTCCATGGTGGCGCTCACCACGGCCCTGCCCAGCTTCTCCGAGCCCCCCGACGGCTTCTACTCGCCGCAGGAGCTGCCCCCGCCGCGCGCCAACCCCGACGCCGGCTGCCGGAGGGGCGCCGAGGGCCTGGAGGCGGAGGAGCTGCCCCCGGGGCGCGATAAGGGGCCGCCCGAGCCACCGCTGCACTTCCCGGACCCCTTCCCCGGCCTAGCAG ACGGGAAGGCGTACAGCTCGGACGAGGAGAAGCTGGAGGTGAAGTCAGCAGCGACGCCGTGCAGTGAGCGGGAGGAGGAGAGCTCGGCGGGCGACAGCGAGGAGGAGCCCTTCCTGGACGGGGCGGCTGCTGCCGCACTGGGCACCAAGGGCAAGGGCAAGGGCGGCCCTGCAGCCGAGCAGGCCCCGCCAGGCTCTGGGGCCGGCAAGAGCCGCCGGCGACGCACGGCCTTCACCAgtgagcagctgctggagctggagaaggagtTCCACTGCAAGAAGTACCTGAGCCTGACGGAGCGCTCGCAGATCGCGCACGCCCTGAAGCTGAGCGAGGTGCAGGTGAAGATCTGGTTCCAGAACCGCCGCGCCAAGTGGAAACGCATCAAGGCGGGGAACGTGAGCAACCGCTCAGGTGAGCCTGTCCGCAACCCCAAGATCGTGGTGCCCATCCCGGTGCACGTCAACCGCTTCGCCGTGcgcagccagcaccagcagatCGAGCAGGGTGCCCGGCCCTGA